AATGCTAGAATGTCAGCTGACCAGATTGAGAATGAAGCGCTTGATAAAGTAAAGGCCATCTTTGAAAATACAAAAGCTGAAGCCATGGACAAGGGGTATGCTGAGGGATACAACGAAGGTCGAGCTGAAGCGCAGGTTCTGATAGATGAAGCCTTAATGATCAAAGAGGAGCTTAGGCTCCAAAAGGAAAGTCTTGTGAAGGACCTTGAAATCGAATCGGTGCAGCTTGTACTTTCGATTGTTGAAAATATCCTGGGTAAGGAAACCGAAAATAGAGGGATGATCATAGGACTTGTTGAAAAAGGACTAAGTCATCTTACGTATACGACACAAGTAGCCGTTCGCGTAAGTGAGGACGATTATGAGTTTGTTGTAGAAAGCAAGCCCAAAATACTTGCTATGGTTGAAAATGTGGATGATGTGATTATAAAAAAAGATATGTCTTTGAAGCGCGGCGACTGTATCATCGATGCGGATGCTGGGAGTATCGACGTTAGCCTAAATTCTCAGGCGGAACAGGTCAGGTCGATATTTGAAGCGCTACTGGCGAGTGAGTGATATGTTAGAAAAATATATTGATGCACTGAATAAATCGACTCTTGTTAAGTTCGTAGGAAGAGTTACAAAAGTAATCGGTCTTACCATCGAAGCCAACGGGCCGCAGGTGAAAATCGGAGAAGTCTGTCTTATCATTCCTGTTGTCGGAGAAAAACCGGTGGTATCAGAGGTGGTCGGTTTCAGTCATGACAAGGTCCTGCTGATGCCTCTTGGAGATATGGTGGGTGTCGGTCCTGGCTGCAAAGTGGTCGCTA
The Fusibacter sp. A1 DNA segment above includes these coding regions:
- a CDS encoding FliH/SctL family protein; this encodes MSKLIKSSRIILGDDRFKISAEITMPVDQGFHPSAFSEDRKEVHGNIHEDPDAASPESLIEQAEDTVMAMLDQAQVEADQIIQNARMSADQIENEALDKVKAIFENTKAEAMDKGYAEGYNEGRAEAQVLIDEALMIKEELRLQKESLVKDLEIESVQLVLSIVENILGKETENRGMIIGLVEKGLSHLTYTTQVAVRVSEDDYEFVVESKPKILAMVENVDDVIIKKDMSLKRGDCIIDADAGSIDVSLNSQAEQVRSIFEALLASE